In one Melaminivora jejuensis genomic region, the following are encoded:
- a CDS encoding DODA-type extradiol aromatic ring-opening family dioxygenase, producing MTTLPTAPVPRQPVLFIPHGAGPCFFMDWSPPDAWDRTAAWLRGIPASLPARPAAIVLVTAHWLEAQPTLGSAAQPALLFDYHGFPPHTYELTYPAPGAPQLARQASALLAQAGFAPQLDERRGLDHGSFIPLKVAFPEADIPVLQMSLLSSLDAAEHLRLGQALQPLRDAGALIIGSGMSYHNMRGYGDPRSTPASSAFDHWLAETVALPEAQRHARLADWAAASAPAGRLAHPAGREEHLLPLLVAAGAAGASPGARVFTDRVLQVDISAFRFD from the coding sequence ATGACCACTCTGCCGACCGCCCCTGTCCCGCGCCAGCCTGTGCTGTTCATCCCGCACGGTGCCGGGCCGTGCTTCTTCATGGACTGGAGTCCGCCCGATGCCTGGGATCGCACCGCCGCCTGGCTGCGTGGCATCCCTGCCAGCCTGCCGGCCCGGCCAGCGGCCATCGTCCTGGTCACAGCGCACTGGCTGGAGGCCCAGCCCACCCTGGGCAGTGCCGCCCAGCCCGCCCTGCTGTTCGACTACCACGGCTTTCCACCGCACACCTACGAGCTGACCTACCCCGCGCCCGGCGCGCCGCAGCTGGCCCGGCAGGCCAGTGCGCTGCTGGCGCAGGCCGGCTTCGCGCCGCAGCTGGACGAGCGGCGCGGCCTGGATCACGGCAGCTTCATCCCGCTGAAAGTGGCCTTTCCCGAGGCCGACATCCCGGTGCTGCAGATGTCGCTGCTCTCCAGCCTGGATGCTGCCGAGCACCTGCGCCTGGGCCAGGCATTGCAGCCGCTGCGCGATGCCGGCGCGCTCATCATCGGCAGCGGCATGAGCTACCACAACATGCGCGGCTATGGCGACCCGCGCTCGACACCCGCCTCCAGCGCCTTCGACCACTGGCTGGCAGAGACTGTGGCGCTGCCCGAGGCGCAGCGCCATGCGCGCTTGGCCGACTGGGCCGCTGCCAGCGCCCCGGCTGGCCGCCTGGCCCATCCGGCAGGCCGCGAGGAACACCTGCTGCCGCTGCTGGTGGCCGCCGGTGCAGCCGGCGCCAGTCCGGGCGCCCGAGTCTTCACCGACCGGGTGCTGCAAGTCGATATTTCCGCGTTCAGGTTCGATTGA
- a CDS encoding methyl-accepting chemotaxis protein — MRVNLPVTQAEYDFPADELLMSTTDRQGRMTHCNEAFARVSGYTMQELMGQPHNLVRHPDMPPEAFKDLWSTIGNGRSWRGIIKNRRKNGDHYWVRANVTPIVVDGKPQGYMSVREKPSREEVQAAEAMYARLRQEIESGRRSFILHAGHVRHTGWRDWLERLRRASFTQRLAAMLVPLLGVALAPALLGWTGLEVALGQALVLLAMCAWILWRFHRRITSSLGDALRLARDLAGCNLTTPASTAEGRHPMALLMEQLSQIQINLRAVVGDSRSEIAGFVSTSTEIAQGAHDLSARTETQAGNLEQTAAAMEELASTARQAADGTQQVLAESARSAELAQQGGAAVAQAGALVQAIEQSSQQMGQIIATIEGIAFQTNILALNAAVEAARAGEQGRGFAVVAGEVRALAQRSATAAGEIRTLIQGSTAQVHSGASQMQGARQTIEQVVHSAAQVRELMLQMGHTTREQTQGIAQVNAAVNDLDRVTQQNAALVEESAAAARTMSHNAGVLHRTLEIFRLP, encoded by the coding sequence ATGCGCGTCAATCTTCCGGTCACCCAGGCAGAGTACGACTTTCCGGCCGATGAGCTGCTCATGTCCACGACCGACAGGCAGGGCCGGATGACGCACTGCAACGAGGCCTTTGCCCGCGTGAGCGGCTACACCATGCAGGAGCTGATGGGCCAGCCGCACAATCTGGTGCGCCACCCGGACATGCCACCCGAGGCCTTCAAGGATCTGTGGAGCACCATCGGCAATGGCCGCAGCTGGCGCGGCATCATCAAGAACCGGCGCAAGAATGGCGACCACTACTGGGTGCGCGCCAACGTTACGCCCATCGTGGTGGACGGCAAGCCGCAGGGCTACATGTCGGTGCGCGAAAAACCCTCGCGCGAGGAGGTGCAGGCTGCCGAGGCCATGTACGCGCGGCTGCGCCAGGAGATCGAGAGCGGGCGCAGGAGCTTCATCCTGCACGCCGGCCACGTGCGCCACACCGGCTGGCGCGACTGGCTTGAGCGCCTGCGCCGCGCCAGCTTCACCCAGCGCCTGGCGGCCATGCTGGTGCCGCTGCTGGGCGTGGCGCTGGCACCAGCGCTGCTGGGCTGGACGGGGCTGGAGGTGGCGCTGGGCCAGGCGCTGGTGCTGCTGGCCATGTGCGCCTGGATCCTGTGGCGCTTTCACCGGCGCATCACTTCCAGCCTGGGCGATGCCCTGCGCCTGGCGCGCGACCTCGCCGGCTGCAACCTGACCACGCCGGCCTCCACTGCCGAGGGGCGCCATCCCATGGCGCTGCTGATGGAGCAGCTCAGCCAGATCCAGATCAACCTGCGCGCCGTCGTGGGCGACTCGCGCAGCGAGATTGCCGGCTTCGTCAGCACCTCCACCGAGATTGCCCAGGGCGCGCATGATCTGTCGGCGCGCACCGAAACCCAGGCCGGCAACCTGGAGCAGACCGCCGCCGCTATGGAGGAGCTGGCCAGCACCGCGCGCCAGGCCGCCGATGGCACGCAGCAGGTGCTGGCCGAGAGCGCACGCAGCGCCGAGCTGGCGCAGCAGGGCGGCGCTGCCGTAGCCCAGGCCGGTGCGCTGGTGCAGGCCATCGAGCAGTCCTCGCAGCAGATGGGCCAGATCATCGCCACCATCGAGGGCATTGCCTTCCAGACCAACATCCTGGCGCTCAACGCGGCTGTCGAAGCCGCGCGTGCCGGCGAGCAGGGCCGGGGCTTTGCCGTGGTGGCCGGCGAGGTGCGCGCCCTGGCGCAGCGCAGCGCCACGGCCGCTGGCGAAATCCGCACGCTGATCCAAGGCTCCACCGCCCAGGTGCACAGCGGCGCCAGCCAGATGCAAGGCGCCCGCCAGACCATCGAACAGGTGGTGCACAGCGCAGCGCAGGTGCGTGAGCTGATGCTGCAGATGGGCCACACCACGCGCGAGCAGACCCAGGGCATCGCCCAGGTCAATGCCGCCGTGAATGATCTGGATCGGGTGACGCAGCAAAACGCCGCGCTGGTCGAGGAGTCTGCGGCTGCAGCGCGCACCATGAGCCACAACGCCGGCGTGCTGCATCGCACGCTGGAGATCTTCCGCCTGCCCTGA
- the dinB gene encoding DNA polymerase IV, whose amino-acid sequence MATDGAAGPVPRRIAHLDMDAFYASVELLRYPQLAGLPLVIGGGRSAHDERLAADFAGRLHAIPLPAFARLADYRGRGVITTATYAARAFGLGSAMGLMKNAHLCPDAIRLPVDFAEYRRFSRRFKDVVRQHAPVMEDRGVDEVYIDFTHAPGGQEQGGRMLAERIQQGIQAATQLTCSIGVAPNKLLAKLASEFHKPRGIATLQPQDLPVLVWPLPCRKLNGVGPKADQRLRAHGIETIGQLAARDRLWLQAHFGRAYGAWLHEAAWGRDERPVLTHSEPVSISRETTFERDLHAVHDRAELSRIFTALCQQVAQDLVAKGYAGRTIGIKLRYEDFRGATREQTMAQATQDAATIRRAAGQCLRRVPLVQRLRLLGVRVGALVRAGEGEHGGVPGTTAQLF is encoded by the coding sequence CTGGCCACCGATGGCGCTGCCGGGCCTGTGCCCCGGCGCATCGCCCATCTGGATATGGATGCCTTCTATGCCTCGGTCGAGCTGCTGCGCTACCCGCAGCTGGCCGGGCTGCCGCTGGTCATAGGTGGCGGGCGCAGTGCGCACGACGAGCGGCTGGCGGCGGATTTTGCCGGGCGGCTGCACGCCATCCCGCTGCCGGCCTTTGCCCGCCTGGCCGACTACCGGGGCCGGGGCGTCATCACCACCGCCACCTACGCGGCGCGCGCTTTCGGCCTGGGCTCGGCCATGGGCCTGATGAAGAACGCCCATCTGTGCCCGGATGCCATTCGGCTGCCGGTGGACTTTGCCGAGTACCGGCGCTTTTCGCGCCGCTTCAAGGACGTCGTCCGGCAGCACGCACCGGTCATGGAGGATCGCGGCGTCGATGAGGTCTATATCGACTTCACGCACGCGCCGGGCGGGCAGGAGCAGGGCGGTCGGATGCTGGCCGAGCGCATCCAGCAGGGCATCCAGGCGGCCACGCAGTTGACCTGCTCCATCGGCGTGGCGCCCAACAAGCTGCTGGCCAAGCTGGCCAGCGAGTTCCACAAGCCGCGCGGCATCGCCACCCTGCAGCCGCAGGACTTGCCGGTGCTGGTCTGGCCGCTGCCGTGCCGCAAGCTCAACGGCGTCGGCCCCAAGGCCGACCAGCGGCTGCGCGCGCATGGCATTGAGACCATCGGCCAGCTGGCCGCGCGCGATCGCCTGTGGCTGCAGGCGCACTTTGGCCGCGCCTATGGCGCCTGGCTGCACGAGGCCGCCTGGGGGCGCGACGAGCGGCCCGTGCTGACGCACAGCGAGCCGGTGTCCATCAGCCGCGAGACGACTTTCGAGCGCGACCTGCACGCCGTGCATGACCGTGCCGAGCTGTCGCGCATCTTCACTGCGCTGTGCCAGCAGGTGGCGCAGGATCTGGTCGCCAAGGGCTACGCCGGGCGCACCATCGGCATCAAGCTGCGCTACGAGGACTTTCGCGGCGCCACGCGCGAGCAGACCATGGCCCAGGCCACGCAGGACGCGGCCACCATCCGCCGCGCCGCCGGCCAGTGCCTCAGGCGCGTGCCGCTGGTGCAGCGCCTGCGCCTGCTGGGCGTGCGCGTGGGCGCCCTGGTACGAGCCGGCGAGGGGGAGCATGGCGGCGTGCCGGGCACGACAGCGCAGTTGTTCTGA
- a CDS encoding DMT family transporter, whose protein sequence is MSATFSSLLPGLWVPVVLFAALAQTARNAAQRSLTAEVGTLAATLVRFLFGLPFAAAWLIALYALPGGQPALAFSWAWAGWIALGAFFQVMATAALLLAMQERNFAVAVTLSKTEVLQVALFAGVLLHELPSALAGVAMVVATVGVLLLSLPPRRLRAAAVGATGDGGGSGRAALYGLACGACFAVSSVGFRGAALALGEAPPWLSGAWGVLLAQSLQSLGLGGWIVWRAPAGLAPLARAWRVSLLAGSMGAAASLAWFTAYAMQGAAQIRTLGMVEVVFSYLVSRRLGESFSTLERLGLALMLIGLVLVCLQGV, encoded by the coding sequence TTGAGCGCCACCTTTTCTTCCCTGCTGCCCGGCCTGTGGGTGCCGGTGGTGCTGTTCGCCGCTCTGGCGCAGACTGCGCGCAATGCGGCGCAGCGCTCGCTGACGGCTGAGGTCGGCACGCTGGCCGCCACCCTGGTGCGCTTTCTGTTCGGCCTGCCCTTTGCCGCTGCCTGGCTGATCGCGTTGTATGCGCTGCCGGGCGGGCAGCCGGCGCTGGCATTTTCCTGGGCCTGGGCGGGCTGGATTGCGCTGGGCGCCTTCTTCCAGGTCATGGCCACGGCGGCGCTGCTGCTGGCCATGCAGGAGCGCAATTTCGCCGTCGCCGTGACCCTATCCAAGACCGAGGTGCTGCAAGTCGCCCTGTTTGCCGGCGTGCTCTTGCACGAGCTGCCCTCGGCGCTGGCCGGGGTGGCCATGGTCGTGGCCACCGTGGGCGTGCTGCTGCTGTCGCTGCCGCCGCGCCGGCTGCGTGCTGCCGCAGTGGGCGCGACGGGGGACGGCGGCGGCTCGGGCCGGGCGGCGCTGTATGGCCTGGCCTGCGGTGCCTGCTTTGCCGTCAGCTCGGTGGGCTTTCGCGGTGCGGCGCTGGCGCTGGGCGAGGCGCCGCCGTGGCTGTCGGGCGCCTGGGGCGTGCTGCTGGCGCAGAGCCTGCAAAGCCTGGGCCTGGGCGGCTGGATCGTCTGGCGTGCGCCTGCTGGCCTGGCCCCACTGGCGCGCGCCTGGCGTGTGTCGCTGCTGGCCGGCAGCATGGGCGCGGCGGCGTCGCTGGCCTGGTTCACGGCCTATGCCATGCAGGGCGCGGCGCAGATCCGCACCCTGGGCATGGTTGAGGTGGTGTTCAGCTACCTGGTCTCGCGCCGGCTGGGCGAATCCTTCAGCACCCTGGAGCGCCTGGGCCTGGCGCTGATGCTGATCGGCCTGGTGCTGGTGTGCTTGCAGGGGGTTTGA